DNA from Actinoplanes sp. SE50/110:
GAACCGGCCGATCGCCTGCGCGAAGTAGAGCGGGGTGGACGCGCTGGTGGCGTAGACGCCGACGGCGAGCCGCGGGATGTCGACGCCCTCGGACACCATCCGGACCGCGACCATCCACAGCTTCTGCGAGGCGGCGAACTCGGCGATCCGGCCGGAGGCGCCGTCGTCGTCGGAGAGCACCACGGTGGGCGCCTCGCCGGTCAGGTCGTGCAGCAGCTTCGCGTACGCCCGGGCCGCCGTCTGGTCGCTGGCGATGACCAGGCCACCGGCGTCCGGCATGCCCTCCCGGACCCGCAGCAGCCGGTTGTGCGCGGCCTGCATGACCTGCGGCATCCACTCGCCGCGGTGGTCCAGGGCGGTCCGCCAGGCCTGGGCGATCAGATCCTTGGTCATCGGCTCGCCCAGCTTGGCGGCCAGCTCGTCACCGGCATTGGTGCGCCAGCGGGTCTCCCCGGAGTACGCCATGAACATCACCGGCCGCACGACCCGGTCGCGCAGCGCGTCGCCGTAGCCGTACACCGAGTCGGCCTTGGAGCGCTGGATGCCGTCCATGCCGCGCTCGTACTGCACGAACGGGATCGGGTTCTCGTCCGAGCGGAACGGGGTGCCGGTGAGCAGCAGCCGCCGGGCGGCCGGCTCGAACGCGTCCTTGACCCCGTCACCCCAGCTGCGCGAGTCGCCGGCGTGGTGGATCTCGTCGAGGATGACGAAGGTGCGCCGGGTGATGGTGCGCCGCTTGTGCACCTGCGGCGCCATCCCGACCTGGGCGTAGGTGACCACCGCCCCGTGGAAGTCCCGCGACGAGTGGATCTCCGAGTTGCGGAATCGCGGGTCGAGCTGGATGCCGACCCGGGCCGCCGCCTGCGCCCACTGCGACTTCAGGTGCTCGGTCGGGCAGACCACGGTGACCGCGTCGACGGTGCCGTCGACCAGCATCTCGGCGGCCAGCCGCAGGGCGAACGTGGTCTTGCCGGCGCCGGGCGTCGCCACGGCCATGAAGTCCTCGGAACGGCGGCGAAGATATTCCACCATCGCCTTGCGCTGCCAGGCCCGCAACGGCGGGAAGATCTCCAGATTCGGCAGAGACGGGCTCAAGCTCCGGTGATCCCTTCATCCATGGAAAAACCTCCGCGGCAGAGGTCGCGGAGGCGAGCATCCAGCATAGCCGCGGACCGGGCCCGCCGCGGGTCACGGCACCGCGACCGGCGCCGACCAGCGTCGGTAGAGCGCGAGCAGCCGTACCCCGGTCATCAGGGCCGCGGCGCCGGCCAGCGGCACCGGACCGGTGTGGCCGAGCCGCTGCATTCCGGTGACGAGGATCGCGCCGCCCAAGGCGACGCTGGCATAGATGTCGCGTTGCAGCACGACCGGGATCTCACCGGTGAGCAGGTCGCGGGTCAGCCCG
Protein-coding regions in this window:
- a CDS encoding DEAD/DEAH box helicase family protein; protein product: MVEYLRRRSEDFMAVATPGAGKTTFALRLAAEMLVDGTVDAVTVVCPTEHLKSQWAQAAARVGIQLDPRFRNSEIHSSRDFHGAVVTYAQVGMAPQVHKRRTITRRTFVILDEIHHAGDSRSWGDGVKDAFEPAARRLLLTGTPFRSDENPIPFVQYERGMDGIQRSKADSVYGYGDALRDRVVRPVMFMAYSGETRWRTNAGDELAAKLGEPMTKDLIAQAWRTALDHRGEWMPQVMQAAHNRLLRVREGMPDAGGLVIASDQTAARAYAKLLHDLTGEAPTVVLSDDDGASGRIAEFAASQKLWMVAVRMVSEGVDIPRLAVGVYATSASTPLYFAQAIGRFVRSRQPGETATVFLPSVPHLLGLASEMEAERNHVLGAPKEKDGLDDELLERAQKSEDAIGDLEKQFEALSATAELQEVIYDGTSFGVPARTGTAEEADYLGLPGLLTPDEVTMLLNKRQTEQLAVQKRHEQEAARNAPEPAPREAVVPMSAGERRATLRRQLNTLVAAHHHRTNLPHGKIHAELRRLCGGPPSAQATIEQLEERIATIQTF